A window of the Hordeum vulgare subsp. vulgare chromosome 5H, MorexV3_pseudomolecules_assembly, whole genome shotgun sequence genome harbors these coding sequences:
- the LOC123396020 gene encoding uncharacterized protein LOC123396020 has product MSRGRSPEPLDFFIWTVEDVGLWLEEINLGGYRQVFEENSVNGEYLESLSMFTTEQILRFIRRCHMKWGDFITLCKELRRIKVACLKGEQEVRRPWWAPSCLSVVFVRAAKRNRQSRVVSLKLEP; this is encoded by the exons ATGAGCCGCGGGAGGTCTCCGGAGCCGCTTGATTTCTTCATATGGACTGTCGAG GACGTCGGCTTGTGGCTTGAAGAGATAAATCTTGGTGGCTAcagacaagtttttgaagaaaaCAGTGTCAATGGAGAGTATCTAGAGAGCTTGTCGATGTTTACTACCGAGCAGATTCTGCGGTTTATCAGGCGGTGCCATATGAAATGGGGAGATTTTATCACATTATGCAAAGAGTTGAGGCGCATTAAAG TGGCCTGCCTGAAAGGGGAGCAAGAAGTCCGGAGGCCATGGTGGGCACCATCGTGCCTATCGGTGGTGTTTGTGAGGGCAGCAAAGCGGAACCGACAGTCCCGAGTTGTCTCCCTAAAGCTGGAACCTTGA